One genomic region from Candidatus Polarisedimenticolia bacterium encodes:
- a CDS encoding single-stranded DNA-binding protein, with protein sequence MASVNKVILIGNLGRDPEVKYTQNGTAVANLNIATNEVWTDKAGQKQERTEWHRVVVWGKQAQVLGDLLTKGKQVYVEGSLQTRSWDDKDGNKRYTTEVRAVRVLLMGRAAEGGGRMDQEQPAAEIEMHDTADEEVPF encoded by the coding sequence ATGGCAAGCGTGAACAAAGTGATCCTGATCGGAAACCTGGGGCGGGACCCGGAGGTCAAGTACACCCAGAATGGCACGGCGGTCGCCAACCTGAACATCGCCACCAACGAGGTCTGGACCGACAAGGCGGGGCAGAAGCAGGAGCGCACCGAGTGGCACCGGGTGGTGGTGTGGGGCAAGCAGGCCCAGGTTCTCGGGGATCTGCTGACCAAGGGGAAGCAGGTCTACGTCGAAGGCTCGCTGCAGACGCGCTCGTGGGACGATAAAGACGGCAACAAGCGCTACACCACCGAGGTGCGGGCGGTGCGCGTGCTGCTGATGGGAAGAGCGGCGGAAGGTGGGGGCCGCATGGATCAGGAACAACCCGCCGCCGAGATCGAGATGCACGACACCGCCGACGAGGAAGTCCCCTTCTGA
- a CDS encoding tetratricopeptide repeat protein — MARITRKEMKRDEFVTAMGRFSDWMEDHVREVLMLGGIAVAAIVGGLLLAQYMEQREQKASALLGRGIDMLNTTPGAAGTPNSYPTEQAKLEAVVSQMDSILQTYPRSKSGKLALYYRGVTLQQLGRTDDALKALGDFVDSNPDSYAAPMARAAMAHAYEAKGEADKALAIYDELARADASHYPPQAALADKARCLEGMGKKDEARQVYDRIVKEYPDGDFARDAQEKLKATP, encoded by the coding sequence ATGGCAAGGATTACCCGCAAGGAGATGAAGCGGGACGAGTTCGTCACCGCCATGGGGAGGTTCTCCGATTGGATGGAGGACCATGTCCGCGAAGTCCTGATGCTGGGGGGGATCGCGGTCGCGGCAATCGTGGGAGGACTGCTCCTCGCCCAGTACATGGAGCAGCGCGAGCAGAAGGCCTCGGCGCTGCTGGGGCGCGGCATCGACATGCTGAATACCACGCCGGGGGCGGCCGGGACGCCCAACAGCTATCCGACCGAGCAGGCGAAGCTCGAGGCCGTGGTGTCGCAGATGGACTCCATTCTGCAGACCTATCCACGCTCCAAGTCGGGGAAGCTCGCGCTCTACTACCGTGGCGTGACGCTGCAGCAGCTGGGTCGCACCGACGATGCGCTGAAGGCGCTGGGCGATTTCGTCGACTCCAACCCCGACAGCTACGCGGCGCCGATGGCGCGAGCGGCGATGGCGCACGCCTACGAGGCGAAGGGCGAAGCGGACAAGGCGCTGGCGATCTACGACGAGCTGGCGCGCGCCGATGCTTCCCACTATCCGCCGCAGGCGGCGCTGGCCGACAAGGCGCGCTGTCTGGAAGGGATGGGGAAGAAAGACGAAGCGAGGCAGGTCTACGATCGGATCGTGAAGGAGTATCCCGACGGCGATTTCGCCCGCGACGCTCAGGAGAAGCTGAAGGCGACTCCCTGA